From one Bacteroides eggerthii genomic stretch:
- a CDS encoding glycoside hydrolase family 3 C-terminal domain-containing protein, whose translation MTKKNILLCSVMALFLWTACSEAEKYQYPFQNPKLKVEERVDNLMSLLTLQEKVSMMINRSLAIERLGIPAYNWWGEACHGLIAGGVTVFPQSIALAATFDDSSQLTTYTMVSDEARARYNTLPLDGDIGPYVSAIPNLTFWAPNINIFRDPRWGRGQETYGEDPFLMSRMGLNVVLGMQGDDEHYYKTHACAKHYGVHSGPEPLRHEFNAVVSMRDLWETYLPAFETLVVKGNVREVMCAYSAYEGEPCCASNRLLVDILRNRWGFDGMVVSDCDAINDFYVKGRHETHPDAAAASADAVLTGTDLECGRSYNALIEAVEKGIIKEQDLDVSLRRILTERFRLGLLDPAKYVPYSTIPGSVIDCQEHRDHALKMAHESQVLLKNEGNILPLDKNIKSIAIVGPNINDSIMMRGNYSGSPTHCITILQGLKNKLPNTRIISERGSEIDSDYLQIPQMHLVNHDGQKGFLAQYYAKPDFSGEIINTSHAEVINFRTEGGYGFGKDVPASDFSAKYSGTYVPDFTGTLCFSVRGDNYVLKVNNKKIGEYVPKELSFKYTPGMNLTEAQRREFTESMKGRRGSIYTLQVKEGETYQIALDYKSGKEGSVSHLSVDMYERKLAVFEELKEKIKDVEAIIYVGGITPTQEGEGHERAKIELPDVQKRFLKAMHETGKPVIYVNCSGSAIALADIDYAYDALLQAWYPGQEGGTAVADVLFGDYNPSGKLPVTFYKSTEQLPEFTDYSMENRTYRYFKGEPQYAFGYGLSYTDFEFGEALLSSSSIKAGEKVEITIPLTNVGKMDGAEVVQVYVKSLTNPDAPIKSLKGYVRQEIKAGKSEKVRITLEPESFAYYNADVDGLKVFPGKYQILYGNSSRDMDLRSLDLEVTPAVQ comes from the coding sequence ATGACAAAGAAAAACATCTTGCTGTGCAGTGTGATGGCACTCTTTTTATGGACAGCATGCTCAGAAGCAGAGAAGTATCAGTATCCGTTTCAAAACCCTAAACTAAAAGTAGAAGAACGAGTTGACAATTTGATGTCATTGCTTACTCTTCAAGAGAAAGTCAGCATGATGATTAATCGTTCATTGGCTATCGAGCGGTTAGGCATCCCTGCTTATAACTGGTGGGGAGAAGCTTGCCATGGTCTGATAGCGGGTGGGGTTACAGTATTTCCTCAATCCATTGCATTAGCCGCAACTTTTGACGATTCTTCACAACTGACTACCTATACAATGGTGTCTGACGAAGCACGTGCACGTTATAACACCTTACCACTTGATGGAGATATAGGGCCATACGTTTCAGCGATTCCTAATCTTACTTTTTGGGCTCCCAATATCAATATATTTCGAGATCCTCGTTGGGGACGCGGGCAAGAAACTTATGGAGAGGACCCTTTTCTGATGTCAAGAATGGGCTTAAACGTCGTGCTGGGAATGCAAGGCGATGATGAACATTATTATAAGACACATGCTTGCGCCAAACATTACGGTGTGCATAGTGGGCCAGAGCCATTACGTCACGAGTTCAATGCTGTGGTTTCGATGCGCGACTTGTGGGAAACTTATCTTCCCGCTTTCGAAACATTGGTAGTCAAAGGCAATGTACGTGAAGTGATGTGTGCATACAGCGCTTATGAAGGTGAACCATGTTGCGCCAGCAATCGTTTGTTGGTAGACATCCTACGTAATCGCTGGGGGTTTGATGGAATGGTAGTAAGTGACTGCGACGCCATCAATGACTTTTATGTGAAAGGCCGTCATGAAACACATCCGGATGCAGCAGCAGCCAGTGCGGATGCCGTATTGACTGGTACAGACTTGGAATGTGGGCGAAGCTACAATGCATTGATAGAAGCCGTAGAGAAAGGTATTATCAAGGAACAAGATTTAGACGTATCTTTGCGTCGTATCTTGACTGAACGCTTTCGTCTAGGATTGCTGGATCCGGCCAAGTATGTGCCTTACTCTACGATACCGGGCAGTGTGATTGACTGTCAAGAGCATCGGGATCATGCTTTGAAAATGGCTCACGAATCACAGGTTCTATTGAAAAATGAAGGTAACATACTGCCATTGGATAAAAACATCAAATCCATTGCCATAGTTGGTCCCAATATCAATGATTCCATTATGATGCGTGGCAATTACAGCGGTTCGCCGACCCATTGTATCACCATTCTGCAAGGTCTCAAAAATAAGTTGCCCAATACTCGTATCATCTCTGAACGCGGGAGTGAGATTGATTCAGATTATTTGCAAATACCTCAAATGCATCTGGTAAATCATGATGGTCAAAAAGGCTTTTTGGCCCAATATTATGCCAAACCCGACTTTTCAGGAGAAATCATCAACACAAGCCATGCAGAAGTGATAAATTTCCGTACAGAAGGAGGATATGGATTTGGGAAAGATGTGCCCGCTTCGGATTTCAGCGCCAAATATTCAGGAACATATGTTCCTGATTTCACCGGTACACTTTGTTTCTCTGTTCGGGGAGATAATTATGTGTTAAAGGTGAATAATAAAAAGATAGGTGAATATGTTCCCAAGGAATTGTCGTTTAAATATACTCCTGGGATGAATCTTACAGAAGCGCAACGCCGAGAGTTCACAGAGTCGATGAAGGGCAGACGTGGTTCCATTTATACGCTTCAAGTAAAAGAAGGCGAAACTTATCAGATTGCTCTTGATTATAAATCTGGTAAAGAAGGGAGTGTCTCACACCTTTCTGTTGATATGTATGAACGAAAACTGGCGGTATTTGAGGAGCTGAAAGAGAAAATTAAAGATGTTGAGGCCATTATATATGTAGGTGGTATCACCCCCACACAAGAAGGTGAAGGACATGAACGTGCGAAAATTGAATTGCCTGATGTACAAAAGCGTTTCTTGAAAGCGATGCACGAGACCGGTAAACCAGTAATCTATGTAAACTGTTCCGGTAGTGCCATAGCATTGGCTGACATTGATTATGCATACGATGCGCTTTTGCAAGCCTGGTATCCGGGGCAAGAAGGAGGAACGGCTGTGGCTGATGTGCTGTTTGGTGATTATAACCCTTCCGGAAAGCTCCCTGTGACATTCTACAAATCAACAGAACAGTTACCTGAATTTACCGATTACAGCATGGAAAACCGCACTTATCGCTATTTTAAGGGTGAACCCCAATATGCCTTTGGTTATGGATTGAGTTATACAGACTTTGAATTTGGCGAGGCATTACTCTCTTCCAGTTCAATCAAAGCTGGGGAGAAAGTGGAAATCACTATTCCATTAACCAATGTCGGCAAAATGGATGGTGCTGAAGTTGTGCAGGTCTATGTAAAAAGTCTGACTAATCCTGATGCGCCTATCAAATCACTCAAAGGTTATGTGCGTCAAGAGATAAAAGCGGGTAAAAGTGAAAAAGTGAGAATCACACTCGAACCTGAATCTTTTGCTTATTATAACGCGGATGTAGATGGTCTGAAAGTTTTTCCTGGTAAATATCAAATATTGTATGGTAATTCCTCGCGAGATATGGACTTAAGATCGTTAGATTTGGAAGTTACACCTGCTGTACAATAA
- a CDS encoding acyloxyacyl hydrolase — protein sequence MSSKIQTGKDILLLIIILFLSDNIHAQNNYIHRLGIEGRPGYIFPTSSFLRGENNMHKRLSSAYSAHLKYSFQLQPGSTADRIYGSSYQGIGLGYFDFGNDKEIGTPIALYAFQGARIAKLTPRLSLNYEWGFGASFGWKPYNYLNNPNNTVIGTKINAYLSAGIHFDWILSPLFDLNIGATAVHFSNGNTRYPNTGLNTVDFKIGIIYNFNRNINDVLQPSQQTPSPAFPKHVSYDLTVFGSWRRKAVDVPGGQVPAPGKYAVAGFCLAPMYNFGYKFRAGVSLDGVYDAGANIYAKDYITPLNGGNEEEAFGIPPLRKQLSLGVSARGEWVMPYFTVGIGFGANILHGGGDLQSFYQILALKIDISHDTFLHIGYNLKDFHEPNYLMLGVGYRFNNKRPRLYH from the coding sequence ATGAGTAGCAAAATACAGACAGGAAAAGATATACTTCTCTTGATAATTATACTATTCCTCTCTGACAATATACATGCACAAAATAATTATATCCACCGGCTCGGCATTGAAGGCCGGCCAGGATATATATTCCCTACCAGCTCTTTCTTGCGGGGAGAAAACAATATGCATAAAAGGCTGAGTTCTGCCTACTCGGCTCATTTGAAATATTCCTTCCAGCTACAGCCGGGCAGTACTGCAGACCGAATATACGGAAGTTCGTACCAAGGCATAGGATTAGGATATTTCGACTTCGGCAACGACAAAGAAATAGGGACTCCTATTGCCCTCTACGCATTTCAGGGAGCACGTATTGCCAAACTCACTCCCCGCCTATCGCTCAACTACGAATGGGGATTTGGAGCCTCCTTCGGCTGGAAACCTTATAATTATCTCAACAACCCCAACAATACCGTCATAGGGACTAAAATTAATGCATACCTTAGTGCCGGAATTCATTTTGATTGGATACTCTCTCCTCTATTCGACCTTAACATCGGGGCAACCGCAGTGCATTTTTCCAACGGCAATACCCGATATCCCAATACCGGCCTGAACACAGTAGATTTCAAAATCGGAATAATATATAATTTCAATCGGAATATAAACGATGTATTACAACCGTCACAACAAACTCCGAGCCCGGCCTTTCCCAAACATGTCAGCTACGACCTCACTGTGTTTGGTTCATGGCGAAGAAAAGCCGTCGATGTTCCAGGCGGGCAAGTTCCTGCACCGGGAAAATACGCCGTAGCAGGGTTTTGTCTTGCTCCCATGTATAATTTTGGATATAAATTCCGCGCAGGAGTATCATTAGACGGTGTATATGACGCCGGTGCCAATATTTATGCCAAAGATTACATTACTCCTCTTAATGGTGGAAATGAAGAGGAAGCTTTTGGCATCCCACCATTACGTAAGCAACTTTCTTTGGGTGTCTCAGCACGCGGAGAATGGGTAATGCCCTACTTCACCGTTGGCATAGGTTTCGGAGCCAACATCCTGCATGGAGGAGGAGACCTCCAATCTTTCTATCAGATATTAGCGCTCAAAATAGATATATCTCACGACACTTTCCTACATATTGGGTATAATCTTAAAGATTTCCACGAGCCCAACTATCTGATGTTAGGCGTAGGCTACCGGTTCAATAATAAACGTCCCCGACTGTATCATTAA
- a CDS encoding AMP-binding protein, producing the protein MIERFLSQTSFTSQEDFIKNLKINVPENFNFGYDVVDAWAAEQPDKPALLWTNDKGEHIQFSFADMKRYTDMTASYFQSLGIGHGDMVMLILKRRYEFWFSIIALHKLGAVVIPATHLLTQKDIIYRCNAADIKMIVCAGESVITDHITAAMPSSPSVKKLVSVGPEIPEGFEDFHKGIANAAPFTKPEHPNKNDDISLMYFTSGTTGEPKMVAHDFTYPLGHIVTGSFWHNLHENSLHLTIADTGWGKAVWGKLYGQWIAGANIFVYDHEKFTPADILKKIQDYHVTSLCAPPTIFRFLIHEDLTKYNLSSLQYCTIAGEALNPAVFDTFKKLTGIKLMEGFGQTETTLTVATMPWMKPKPGSMGLPNPQYDVDLIDYDGRSVEAGEQGQIVIRTDKGKPLGLFKEYYRDANRTHEAWHDNIYYTGDVAWKDEDGYLWFVGRADDVIKSSGYRIGPFEVESALMTHPAVIECAITGVPDEIRGQVVKATIVLSKEYKNRAGEELVKELQNHVKKVTAPYKYPRVIEFVEELPKTISGKIRRVEIRKNDEK; encoded by the coding sequence ATGATAGAAAGATTTTTATCACAAACGTCCTTTACATCTCAAGAGGACTTTATCAAGAATTTAAAGATTAACGTACCGGAGAATTTCAACTTTGGCTATGACGTAGTAGATGCCTGGGCTGCAGAACAGCCTGACAAACCTGCGTTGCTCTGGACCAATGACAAAGGAGAACATATCCAGTTCTCATTTGCCGACATGAAACGTTATACAGATATGACAGCCTCCTATTTCCAAAGCCTCGGCATTGGACATGGTGATATGGTAATGCTGATTCTCAAACGCCGTTATGAATTCTGGTTCAGCATCATCGCACTGCACAAATTGGGCGCGGTCGTTATTCCCGCCACACACCTGCTTACTCAAAAGGATATTATATATCGTTGCAATGCCGCAGACATCAAAATGATTGTCTGTGCAGGTGAAAGTGTCATTACCGACCACATCACCGCTGCCATGCCAAGTTCTCCGAGTGTAAAGAAACTGGTCAGCGTAGGTCCGGAAATACCCGAAGGATTTGAGGACTTTCATAAAGGCATAGCCAATGCCGCTCCTTTCACAAAGCCGGAACACCCCAACAAGAACGACGACATCTCTTTGATGTATTTCACCAGCGGCACTACCGGCGAACCGAAAATGGTTGCCCACGACTTCACCTATCCACTGGGGCATATCGTAACAGGAAGTTTTTGGCATAATCTGCACGAAAACAGCCTGCACCTCACCATTGCCGATACAGGCTGGGGAAAAGCCGTATGGGGAAAACTATACGGACAATGGATAGCCGGAGCCAATATCTTTGTATATGACCATGAAAAGTTTACTCCCGCCGATATTCTGAAAAAGATACAGGACTATCACGTCACCTCACTTTGTGCACCACCCACTATCTTCCGGTTCTTAATTCACGAGGACCTGACGAAGTATAACCTTTCTTCTTTGCAATACTGTACCATTGCCGGCGAAGCATTGAATCCTGCCGTATTCGATACATTCAAGAAGTTGACGGGTATCAAACTAATGGAAGGCTTCGGACAGACTGAGACAACTCTTACCGTAGCCACCATGCCATGGATGAAACCCAAACCGGGCAGCATGGGATTGCCTAATCCCCAATACGATGTCGACCTGATAGATTATGACGGCCGTTCCGTAGAAGCCGGTGAGCAAGGACAGATTGTAATTCGTACCGACAAAGGCAAACCGCTTGGCCTGTTCAAAGAATATTATCGTGATGCCAACCGCACCCACGAGGCTTGGCACGATAACATCTACTATACCGGTGACGTCGCCTGGAAAGACGAGGACGGCTATCTCTGGTTTGTAGGACGTGCCGACGACGTTATCAAAAGCAGTGGTTACCGCATCGGCCCATTCGAAGTGGAAAGCGCCCTGATGACGCATCCGGCAGTCATAGAATGTGCCATTACCGGAGTTCCCGATGAAATTCGAGGTCAAGTTGTAAAAGCAACCATCGTATTATCCAAAGAGTACAAGAACCGCGCCGGTGAAGAGCTGGTTAAGGAGTTGCAGAACCATGTTAAAAAAGTAACCGCTCCTTACAAATACCCGCGCGTTATAGAATTTGTAGAGGAACTTCCTAAAACTATCAGCGGTAAAATCCGTCGTGTGGAAATCCGGAAGAATGACGAGAAATAA
- a CDS encoding helix-turn-helix domain-containing protein yields the protein MDEQIKQIAERLQGLREVLELTAKDIARDCDISEEEYRLAETGEFDISVSMLQKIARRYGVALDALMFGEEPKMSSYFLTRAGKGTSIERTKAYKYQSLAAGFMNRNADPFIVTVEPKPNDEPIHYNSHSGQEFNLVLEGRMMLSIDGKDLILNEGDSLYFNSKLPHGMKALDGKKVRFLAVIM from the coding sequence ATGGACGAACAAATTAAACAAATAGCCGAACGTCTGCAAGGATTGCGTGAGGTATTGGAATTGACAGCCAAAGACATCGCCCGCGATTGCGATATTTCGGAAGAAGAATATCGGCTTGCAGAAACGGGAGAATTTGACATCTCCGTAAGTATGCTGCAGAAAATAGCCCGTCGTTACGGCGTTGCCCTGGATGCACTGATGTTTGGCGAAGAGCCGAAAATGAGCAGTTACTTCCTTACTCGTGCCGGGAAGGGAACCAGCATTGAGCGTACCAAGGCCTACAAGTACCAATCGTTGGCCGCCGGTTTCATGAACCGCAACGCCGACCCGTTCATCGTCACCGTCGAACCCAAACCGAACGACGAACCGATACACTACAACAGTCACTCCGGACAAGAGTTCAACCTGGTTCTGGAAGGACGCATGATGCTGAGTATCGACGGCAAAGATTTAATCCTGAACGAGGGAGACAGCTTGTATTTCAACTCCAAACTGCCACATGGCATGAAAGCGTTGGATGGAAAGAAAGTACGCTTCCTTGCTGTAATCATGTAA
- the proC gene encoding pyrroline-5-carboxylate reductase → MKTAIIGAGNMGGSIARGLAKGTIIPANDIIVSNPTQHKLDVLKAEFPALQTTRDNQEAVTGAELIILAVKPWLIKPVVSELKLKSKQILISVAAGIPFEELAHYVADKEMTMFRLIPNTAISEMESMTLIASRNASKEQEQLLLDIFNQMGLAMLIPEDKIAAATAMTSCGIAYVLKYIQAAMQAGIEMGIYPKDGMRMVAQSVKGAAELILNNDTHPSIEIDKVCTPGGITIKGINELERQGFPSAIINAIKASK, encoded by the coding sequence ATGAAAACAGCAATTATCGGTGCAGGAAATATGGGCGGGTCCATTGCCCGCGGTTTGGCTAAAGGAACCATCATTCCGGCCAACGACATCATTGTTTCTAATCCCACGCAACATAAATTGGATGTTCTGAAGGCAGAGTTTCCCGCTTTACAGACTACCCGCGATAATCAAGAAGCCGTTACGGGTGCTGAACTCATTATACTTGCCGTCAAGCCATGGCTGATAAAACCTGTCGTAAGCGAACTTAAACTGAAAAGTAAACAGATACTTATTTCCGTAGCAGCCGGCATACCTTTTGAGGAGTTGGCACACTATGTGGCAGACAAGGAGATGACAATGTTCCGTCTTATCCCCAATACCGCAATCAGCGAAATGGAGAGTATGACACTCATTGCAAGCCGCAATGCCAGCAAGGAACAAGAACAACTGTTGCTCGACATTTTCAATCAAATGGGGCTTGCCATGCTGATTCCCGAAGATAAAATCGCAGCGGCCACCGCCATGACTTCCTGCGGCATAGCCTATGTGCTGAAATATATCCAAGCAGCTATGCAAGCCGGAATAGAGATGGGTATTTATCCCAAAGACGGGATGCGCATGGTGGCCCAGTCTGTGAAAGGAGCCGCCGAACTGATACTGAACAATGATACACATCCCAGCATAGAGATTGATAAAGTGTGTACCCCTGGCGGAATTACAATTAAAGGCATTAATGAACTGGAACGGCAAGGATTCCCCTCAGCCATTATCAATGCCATAAAAGCAAGTAAATAA
- a CDS encoding aspartate aminotransferase family protein: MNLFDVYPLFDINIVKGKGCHVWDDKGTEYLDLYGGHAVISIGHAHPHYVEMISKQVATLGFYSNSVINKLQQQVAERLGKVCGYDDYSLFLINSGAEANENALKLASFYNGRTRVVSFSKAFHGRTSLAVEVTNNPKIIAPINDCGHVTYLPLNDIESMKSELAKGDVCAVIIEGIQGVGGIQLPTDEFMQALRETCTKHNTILILDEIQSGYGRSGKFFAHQHNGIQADIITVAKGIGNGFPMAGVLISPMFTPVYGQLGTTFGGNHLACSAALAVLDVIEQEGLVANAAKVGAYLLEELKKFPQIKEVRGRGLMIGLEFEEPIKELRLKLLKEQHVFTGVSGTNVLRLLPPLCLSMDEADLFLERFKKVL, translated from the coding sequence ATGAATTTATTCGACGTATACCCCCTTTTTGACATTAACATTGTCAAAGGAAAAGGCTGCCACGTATGGGACGATAAAGGTACGGAATACCTCGACCTCTACGGCGGACATGCAGTAATCTCTATCGGACATGCACATCCACATTACGTAGAGATGATCAGCAAGCAAGTGGCCACACTTGGATTCTATTCCAACTCAGTCATCAACAAGCTGCAACAACAAGTGGCAGAACGGTTGGGAAAGGTCTGCGGCTACGACGATTACTCCCTGTTCCTTATCAACAGCGGAGCCGAAGCCAACGAGAATGCGCTGAAGCTCGCCTCGTTCTACAACGGACGGACACGCGTGGTATCTTTCTCAAAGGCTTTTCATGGGCGTACCTCATTGGCCGTAGAGGTTACCAACAATCCCAAAATCATCGCTCCCATCAACGACTGCGGACACGTCACCTATCTTCCGCTGAACGATATAGAGTCCATGAAATCCGAACTGGCAAAAGGCGATGTGTGTGCAGTGATTATCGAAGGCATTCAGGGAGTGGGCGGCATACAGTTGCCAACCGATGAATTTATGCAAGCCCTGCGTGAAACCTGTACAAAGCACAATACCATACTGATTCTGGACGAAATTCAGAGTGGCTACGGACGTAGCGGCAAATTCTTTGCCCATCAGCACAACGGCATCCAAGCCGACATAATCACCGTAGCCAAAGGCATAGGCAACGGCTTCCCGATGGCAGGCGTACTTATCAGTCCGATGTTCACCCCTGTCTATGGACAGCTTGGAACAACTTTCGGTGGAAATCATCTGGCTTGCAGCGCAGCACTTGCCGTACTGGATGTTATCGAGCAGGAAGGACTTGTGGCCAATGCAGCCAAAGTAGGCGCGTACTTACTGGAAGAACTGAAGAAATTCCCGCAAATCAAAGAAGTACGCGGACGCGGCTTGATGATCGGTCTCGAATTTGAAGAACCCATCAAAGAACTGCGTTTGAAGTTACTGAAAGAGCAGCATGTGTTCACCGGCGTCAGTGGAACAAACGTACTCCGCCTCTTGCCGCCCTTGTGCCTCAGCATGGACGAAGCAGACCTCTTCCTGGAACGTTTTAAGAAAGTACTTTGA
- a CDS encoding excinuclease ABC subunit C translates to MITQAICHILLYYEEFQQIEDAIAREKELKGWSRSKKDTLIKEKNSTLEDLCKYLQWNG, encoded by the coding sequence ATGATAACTCAGGCTATCTGCCATATTCTGCTTTATTACGAAGAATTTCAGCAAATAGAAGATGCTATTGCCAGAGAAAAGGAACTGAAAGGATGGAGTAGAAGTAAGAAAGATACTTTAATTAAAGAAAAGAATTCTACATTAGAAGATTTATGTAAGTATCTGCAATGGAATGGATAA
- the argC gene encoding N-acetyl-gamma-glutamyl-phosphate reductase, translating to MIKVGIIGGAGYTAGELIRLLLNHPEAEIVFINSSSNAGNKITDVHEGLYGETDLVFTDELPLDEIDVLFFCTAHGDTKKFMESHNVPEDLKIIDLSMDYRIKSDDHDFIYGLPELNRRATCTAKHVANPGCFATCIQLGLLPLAKHLMLNGDIMVNAITGSTGAGIKPGATSHFSWRNNNMSVYKAFEHQHVPEIKQSLKQLQNSFDSDIDFIPYRGDFPRGIFTTIVIKTKVALEEIVRMYEEYYAKDSFTHIVDKNIDLKQVVNTNKCLIHLEKHGDKLLVISCIDNLLKGASGQAVHNMNLMFNLEETVGLRLKPSAF from the coding sequence ATGATTAAAGTAGGAATCATCGGCGGAGCCGGATACACAGCAGGCGAATTGATACGCCTGTTATTAAATCACCCGGAAGCGGAAATCGTATTCATCAACAGCTCAAGCAACGCCGGCAACAAAATTACCGACGTACACGAAGGACTGTACGGCGAAACAGATTTAGTATTCACCGACGAACTGCCGTTGGACGAGATTGATGTGCTCTTTTTCTGTACGGCACATGGCGACACCAAGAAATTCATGGAAAGCCACAACGTACCGGAAGATTTAAAGATAATCGACCTCTCCATGGACTACCGCATCAAAAGCGACGACCATGACTTTATTTACGGGCTCCCCGAACTCAACCGCCGGGCCACCTGTACGGCAAAACATGTTGCCAACCCCGGATGCTTCGCCACCTGTATCCAGCTGGGACTGCTTCCACTTGCCAAGCATCTGATGCTGAACGGCGACATTATGGTGAATGCCATCACCGGCAGCACCGGCGCAGGCATCAAGCCGGGAGCAACGAGCCACTTCAGCTGGCGCAACAACAACATGAGTGTGTACAAAGCCTTCGAGCACCAGCATGTGCCCGAAATCAAGCAGTCGCTCAAACAGCTCCAAAACAGTTTTGATTCGGACATTGATTTCATACCCTATCGCGGCGATTTTCCTCGTGGCATTTTTACCACTATCGTGATAAAAACCAAAGTTGCGTTGGAAGAGATTGTCCGCATGTACGAAGAATACTATGCCAAAGACTCCTTTACGCATATCGTCGACAAGAACATCGATTTGAAGCAGGTTGTCAACACCAACAAGTGCCTTATCCATCTGGAAAAGCATGGCGACAAACTTCTTGTCATCTCCTGCATAGACAACTTGCTGAAAGGAGCCAGCGGACAAGCGGTACATAATATGAACCTGATGTTCAACTTAGAAGAAACCGTAGGCTTACGATTAAAGCCGAGTGCTTTTTAA
- a CDS encoding PspC domain-containing protein has product MMNGKQKLTRPRNGRMLSGVCAGLADFFGLDVSLVRIIYVFATVFTAFAGILIYIILLIIIPEEPNRYYQHD; this is encoded by the coding sequence ATGATGAACGGGAAACAAAAATTGACACGCCCGCGAAACGGAAGAATGTTGTCCGGCGTATGCGCAGGACTGGCAGACTTTTTCGGGCTTGACGTGTCATTAGTGCGCATCATTTATGTTTTCGCAACAGTCTTTACTGCATTTGCAGGCATACTCATATACATCATATTATTAATTATAATACCAGAAGAACCCAATAGATATTATCAACATGATTAA
- a CDS encoding argininosuccinate synthase — protein MEAKKKKVVVAFSGGLDTSFTVMYLAKEKGYEVYAACANTGGFSPEQLKTNEENAYKLGAVKYITLDVTQEYYEKSLKYMVFGNVLRNGTYPISVSSERIFQALAIARYANEIGADAIAHGSTGAGNDQIRFDMTFLVMAPGVEIITLTRDMALSRQEEIDYLNKHGFAADFAKLKYSYNVGLWGTSICGGEILDSAQGLPESAYLKHCTKEGSEQLRLTFEKGELKAVNDETFDDPIKAIQKVEEIGAAYGIGRDMHVGDTIIGIKGRVGFEAAAPMLIIGAHKFLEKYTLSKWQQYWKDQVANWYGMFLHESQYLEPVMRDIEAMLESSQRNVNGTAILELHPLCFSTVGVESEDDLVKNKFGEYGEMQKGWTAEDAKGFIKVTSTALRAYYSNHKDEKI, from the coding sequence ATGGAAGCAAAGAAGAAAAAAGTAGTAGTCGCATTCAGTGGTGGTCTGGACACCTCATTCACAGTTATGTACCTGGCAAAAGAGAAAGGATACGAAGTGTATGCGGCTTGTGCCAATACCGGCGGTTTCAGCCCTGAACAGTTGAAAACGAACGAAGAAAACGCCTACAAGCTGGGCGCCGTAAAATATATCACTTTAGACGTAACACAGGAGTATTACGAAAAGAGTTTGAAATACATGGTATTCGGCAATGTATTGCGTAACGGCACTTATCCTATATCCGTAAGTTCCGAACGTATCTTCCAGGCACTGGCCATTGCACGCTATGCCAACGAAATCGGAGCCGATGCCATTGCACATGGTTCAACCGGTGCAGGCAACGACCAGATACGTTTCGACATGACTTTCCTCGTCATGGCCCCGGGCGTGGAAATCATCACCCTGACACGCGACATGGCATTGAGCCGTCAGGAAGAGATAGACTACCTGAACAAACATGGTTTCGCAGCCGACTTCGCCAAACTCAAATATTCCTATAATGTAGGTTTGTGGGGCACCTCCATTTGCGGCGGCGAGATTCTGGATTCTGCACAGGGACTTCCGGAAAGCGCCTACCTGAAACATTGCACCAAAGAGGGCAGCGAACAGTTGCGCCTCACCTTTGAGAAAGGTGAACTTAAGGCCGTCAACGACGAAACATTCGACGATCCCATCAAGGCTATTCAGAAAGTAGAGGAAATCGGTGCGGCCTACGGCATCGGACGCGATATGCACGTAGGCGACACGATTATCGGCATTAAAGGTCGTGTGGGTTTTGAAGCCGCCGCTCCCATGCTGATTATCGGTGCGCACAAGTTCCTTGAGAAATACACATTGAGCAAATGGCAGCAATACTGGAAAGACCAGGTAGCCAACTGGTACGGCATGTTCCTGCACGAAAGCCAGTATCTGGAACCGGTAATGCGCGACATCGAGGCCATGCTGGAATCTTCACAACGCAACGTAAACGGTACGGCAATTCTCGAACTCCACCCGCTTTGTTTCTCTACGGTAGGCGTGGAAAGCGAAGACGACCTTGTGAAGAACAAATTCGGCGAATACGGCGAAATGCAGAAGGGATGGACTGCGGAAGATGCCAAGGGCTTCATCAAGGTGACCTCTACCGCACTGCGTGCCTATTATTCAAACCATAAAGACGAAAAAATCTAA